A portion of the Bifidobacterium bifidum ATCC 29521 = JCM 1255 = DSM 20456 genome contains these proteins:
- a CDS encoding DUF6591 domain-containing protein, which yields MTNPSDFTPQPPQGSGPQPVQPTQPMPVQPAGNTVPPQTPGVIPIAPGTPSTPNTPDAPDVRNKKTSKLAVFAIIVAAVFLLITFIGVNSWGLLAFFALLPVLLSGFSVYTTRKDGKAQGRVLAWVAVGITVVALIVGGVDVVRNGLEAKASHDAAEQAAKEAAKAKCDAYSWPTTDLASQLPKPESSKGKIEKDSSSAFYIKVCGTDATAYDNYVKALQEKGFTVDYFKSSSAFNAKNAAGYSVNIRYDSKGDSIMAILILAPDDSSTSSTSGNGATQNNDDSGSGDASTGSSSDADFKAAMDSYESLMNEYADFMEKYNAGGHPASMAADYAKIMVKYNDAMKKLDAIDENSLTPEEQQYYIEVQTRVNQRLASVGASTAQ from the coding sequence ATGACGAACCCATCCGATTTCACGCCACAGCCACCCCAAGGATCGGGGCCGCAACCCGTCCAGCCCACTCAGCCCATGCCGGTCCAGCCCGCGGGGAACACCGTGCCGCCGCAGACGCCGGGCGTCATCCCCATCGCCCCCGGCACTCCTAGCACTCCCAATACACCCGACGCACCCGATGTCCGTAACAAGAAGACCTCCAAGCTGGCGGTGTTCGCGATCATCGTCGCCGCGGTGTTCCTGCTGATCACCTTCATCGGTGTGAACAGCTGGGGTCTGTTGGCATTCTTCGCGCTGTTGCCGGTATTGTTGTCCGGATTCTCCGTCTACACAACCCGCAAGGACGGCAAGGCGCAGGGGCGCGTGCTCGCCTGGGTCGCGGTCGGTATCACCGTGGTGGCGCTGATCGTCGGCGGCGTGGATGTCGTACGCAACGGCCTCGAGGCCAAGGCCTCTCATGACGCCGCGGAACAGGCCGCGAAGGAAGCCGCGAAGGCCAAATGCGATGCCTACTCATGGCCGACGACCGACCTGGCCAGTCAGCTGCCCAAGCCGGAATCCTCCAAGGGTAAGATCGAGAAGGATAGCTCGAGCGCGTTCTACATCAAGGTGTGCGGCACCGATGCCACAGCGTACGACAACTATGTCAAGGCTCTGCAGGAGAAGGGATTCACCGTCGACTACTTCAAGAGCTCCTCCGCGTTCAACGCGAAGAACGCCGCCGGCTACTCGGTCAATATCAGATACGATTCCAAGGGCGACTCCATCATGGCCATTCTCATCCTCGCCCCGGACGACTCTTCGACTTCCAGCACGTCCGGGAACGGCGCCACGCAAAACAACGATGATTCGGGTTCCGGCGACGCTTCCACCGGATCCAGCTCCGACGCCGATTTCAAGGCCGCGATGGACAGCTACGAGTCGCTGATGAACGAGTACGCCGACTTCATGGAGAAGTACAACGCCGGCGGGCACCCGGCGAGCATGGCGGCCGACTACGCGAAGATAATGGTCAAGTACAACGATGCCATGAAGAAGCTCGACGCCATCGACGAGAATTCGCTGACCCCCGAGGAGCAGCAGTACTATATCGAGGTTCAGACCCGCGTGAATCAGCGACTCGCTTCGGTGGGCGCCTCGACGGCGCAATAG